A window of the Balaenoptera acutorostrata chromosome 13, mBalAcu1.1, whole genome shotgun sequence genome harbors these coding sequences:
- the SMTN gene encoding smoothelin isoform X2: protein MADETLAGLDEGALRKLLEVTADLAERRRIRSAIRELQRQELEREEEALASKRFRAERQDNKENWLHSQQREAEQRAALARLAGRLESMSDVEELTTLLRGAAEYEERKLIRAAIRRVRAQEIEAAILAGRLCSGRPNSGSREDSKGRAAHRLNRCEVPKPEEQEQQAEVPEPTPTPSGTSYDVTTVTLLLRAPPGGTPSSPASADSSPTTTSPEPPLEPAEAPCPATEALGSPEPPPSPPRAASPEPQEPPATPSTEGQVVNKLLRGPTEPPAAHGPTKGPSDTKRADLAGPRPCQRSLSVLSPRQPVQNREPTPLASGPSPFQRAGSVRDRVRKFTSDSPMAAGLQEGPLRAALGPSTPARLPGSSHISTTPASSSSGPSSRGPSDTSSQFNKDQRGTARPLAQLQSCPREEGPRGRGLAVRSLENRAGGPMARSEAPSAPLAVAVGTAEPGASMKTTFTIEIKDGRGQASTGRVLLPTGNQRAELTLGLRAPPTLLSTSSGGKSTITHISSPGNLARLGSVTHVTSFSHASPGSRGGCSIKMEPEPAEPPSAAVEVANGAEQTRVDKAPERRSPLSAEELMVIEDESVLDKMLDQTTNFEERKLIRAALRELRQRKRDQRDKERERRLQETRARPGEGRGNTATKTTTRHSQQTADGSAVSTVTKTERLVHSNDGRRTARTTTVESSFVRRSENGGGSTMMQTKTFSSSSSKKMGSIFDREDEASPRPGSLAALEKRQAEKKKELMKAQSLPKTSASQARKAMIEKLEKEGAACSGGPRAAVQRSTSFGVPNANSIKQMLLDWCRAKTRGYEHVDIQNFSSSWSDGMAFCALVHNFFPEAFDYGQLSPQNRRQNFEVAFSSAEMLVDCVPLVEVEDMMIMGKKPDPKCVFTYVQSLYNHLRRHELRLHGKNV, encoded by the exons ATGGCGGACGAAACATTAGCTGGGCTGGATGAGGGAGCCTTGCGGAAGCTG CTGGAGGTCACAGCAGATCTGGCAGAGCGGCGGCGCATCCGCTCAGCCATCCGGGAGCTGCAGCGGCAGGAGCTGGAGCGCGAGGAGGAGGCCCTGGCATCCAAGCGCTTCCGTGCCGAGCGGCAGGACAACAAGGAGAACTGGCTGCA CTCTCAGCAGCGGGAGGCTGAGCAGCGGGCTGCTCTGGCACGGCTGGCAGGACGGCTGGAGTCCATGAGTGATGTGGAGGAGCTGACCACACTG CTGCGAGGCGCTGCTGAGTACGAGGAACGCAAGCTGATCCGAGCTGCTATCCGCCGCGTACGGGCCCAGGAGATTGAGG CCGCCATATTGGCTGGAAGGTTGTGCAGCGGGCGTCCCAACAGTGGCTCAAGAGAGGACAGCAAGGGGCGGGCAGCACACAGGCTGAACCGGTGTGAG GTGCCGAAGCCAGAGGAACAGGAGCAGCAGGCAGAGGTCCCAGAGCCAACCCCGACCCCCAGTGGCACCAGCTATGACGTGACCACAGTGACACTACTGCTTCGGGCCCCACCTGGGGGCACACCCAGCTCACCTGCCTCAGCCGACAGTTCACCCACCACTACCTCTCCTGAGCCTCCACTGGAGCCTGCCGAGGCCCCATGCCCTGCCACTGAGGCTCTGGGCAGCCCCGAGCCACCTCCCAGCCCGCCCAGGGCTGCCAGCCCTGAGCCCCAGGAGCCTCCAGCCACCCCCAGCACGGAGGGGCAGGTGGTCAACAAG CTTCTGCGTGGCCCCACAGAGCCCCCTGCTGCCCACGGCCCTACCAAAGGTCCCTCCGACACAAAGAGAGCAG ACCTAGCTGGCCCTCGCCCCTGCCAACGCTCCCTGTCTGTGCTGAGCCCCCGCCAGCCAGTCCAGAACCGAG AGCCCACCCCCCTTGCCAGTGGACCTTCCCCGTTCCAGCGGGCTGGCTCCGTACGGGACCGTGTGCGCAAGTTCACATCCGATTCTCCTATGGCTGCTGGGCTCCAGGAAGGCCCACTCCGGGCAGCCCTAGGTCCCTCGACCCCTGCAAGGCTCCCAGGCTCCTCCCACATCAGCACCAcccctgcctcctcctccagTGGCCCCTCCTCACGGGGCCCCAGTGACACCTCCTCCCAGTTCAACAAGGATCAGCGAGGAACAGCCCGGCCCCTGGCCCAGCTTCAGAGCTGCCCCAGGGAGGAGGGCCCCAGGGGGCGGGGCTTGGCTGTCAGGTCCCTTGAAAACAGAGCAGGGGGGCCCATGGCCCGCTCAGAGGCACCCAGTGCCCCGCTAGCCGTGGCCGTGGGCACTGCTGAGCCAGGGGCCAGTATGAAGACCACATTCACCATCGAGATCAAGGATGGCCGGGGCCAGGCCTCCACGGGCCGGGTGCTGCTGCCCACAGGCAACCAGAGGGCAG AACTGACGCTGGGGCTGCGGGCGCCCCCCACCCTCCTTAGCACCAGCAGTGGGGGCAAGAGCACCATCACCCATATCAGCAGCCCTGGGAACCTGGCTCGGCTGGGCAGTGTCACTCACGTCACCAGCTTCAGCCATGCCTCCCCTGGTAGCCGAGGAGGCTGCAGCATTAAG ATGGAGCCAGAACCAGCAGAGCCCCCCTCTGCAGCAGTGGAGGTGGCCAATGGCGCTGAGCAGACACGCGTGGACAAAGCACCAGAGAGGCGGAGCCCTCTGAGCGCCGAGGAGCTGATGGTCATTGAGGATGAGAGTGTCCTGGACAAGATG CTGGATCAGACTACGAACTTTGAGGAGCGGAAGCTCATCCGGGCTGCGCTACGTGAGCTCCGACAAAGGAAGAGAG ACCAGCGGGACAAGGAACGGGAACGGCGGCTGCAAGAGACACGGGCCCGGCCAGGGGAGGGCCGTGGCAACACGGCCACCAAGACCACCACGCGACACAGCCAACAGACAGCCGACGGCTCAGCTGTCAGCACTGTCACCAAGACCGAGCGGCTCGTCCACTCCA ATGATGGCAGACGGACGGCCCGCACCACCACGGTGGAGTCGAGTTTTGTGAGGCGCTCAGAGA ATGGTGGTGGCAGCACCATGATGCAAACTAAGACCTTTTCCTCTTCATCATCCAAGAAGATGGGCAG TATCTTCGACCGAGAGGATGAGGCCAGCCCGCGGCCCGGCAGCCTAGCGGCGCTGGAGAAACGCCaagcagagaagaagaaagagctgATGAAGGCGCAGAGCCTGCCCAAGACCTCGGCCTCCCAGGCGCGCAAGGCCATGATTGAGAAGCTGGAGAAGGAAGGCGCCGCGTG CTCTGGCGGACCCCGCGCAGCTGTGCAGCGCTCCACCAGCTTCGGCGTCCCCAATGCCAACAGCATCAAGCAGATGTTGCTGGACTGGTGCCGAGCCAAGACGCGTGGCTACGAG CATGTGGACATCCAGAACTTCTCCTCGAGTTGGAGTGACGGGATGGCCTTCTGTGCCCTGGTGCACAACTTCTTCCCTGAGGCCTTCGATTATGGGCAGCTCAGCCCACAGAACCGGCGCCAGAACTTCGAGGTGGCCTTCTCATCTGCCGA GATGCTGGTGGACTGCGTACCCCTCGTGGAGGTGGAGGACATGATGATCATGGGCAAGAAGCCCGACCCCAAGTGCGTTTTCACCTACGTGCAGTCGCTCTACAACCACCTGCGGCGCCACGAGCTGCGCCTGCACGGCAAGAATGTCTAG
- the SMTN gene encoding smoothelin isoform X6, with amino-acid sequence MADETLAGLDEGALRKLLEVTADLAERRRIRSAIRELQRQELEREEEALASKRFRAERQDNKENWLHSQQREAEQRAALARLAGRLESMSDVEELTTLLRGAAEYEERKLIRAAIRRVRAQEIEAAILAGRLCSGRPNSGSREDSKGRAAHRLNRCEVPKPEEQEQQAEVPEPTPTPSGTSYDVTTVTLLLRAPPGGTPSSPASADSSPTTTSPEPPLEPAEAPCPATEALGSPEPPPSPPRAASPEPQEPPATPSTEGQVVNKLLRGPTEPPAAHGPTKGPSDTKRADLAGPRPCQRSLSVLSPRQPVQNREPTPLASGPSPFQRAGSVRDRVRKFTSDSPMAAGLQEGPLRAALGPSTPARLPGSSHISTTPASSSSGPSSRGPSDTSSQFNKDQRGTARPLAQLQSCPREEGPRGRGLAVRSLENRAGGPMARSEAPSAPLAVAVGTAEPGASMKTTFTIEIKDGRGQASTGRVLLPTGNQRAELTLGLRAPPTLLSTSSGGKSTITHISSPGNLARLGSVTHVTSFSHASPGSRGGCSIKMEPEPAEPPSAAVEVANGAEQTRVDKAPERRSPLSAEELMVIEDESVLDKMLDQTTNFEERKLIRAALRELRQRKRDGGGSTMMQTKTFSSSSSKKMGSIFDREDEASPRPGSLAALEKRQAEKKKELMKAQSLPKTSASQARKAMIEKLEKEGAACSSGGPRAAVQRSTSFGVPNANSIKQMLLDWCRAKTRGYEHVDIQNFSSSWSDGMAFCALVHNFFPEAFDYGQLSPQNRRQNFEVAFSSAETHADCPQLLDTEDMVRLREPDWKCVYTYIQEFYRCLVQKGLVKTKKS; translated from the exons ATGGCGGACGAAACATTAGCTGGGCTGGATGAGGGAGCCTTGCGGAAGCTG CTGGAGGTCACAGCAGATCTGGCAGAGCGGCGGCGCATCCGCTCAGCCATCCGGGAGCTGCAGCGGCAGGAGCTGGAGCGCGAGGAGGAGGCCCTGGCATCCAAGCGCTTCCGTGCCGAGCGGCAGGACAACAAGGAGAACTGGCTGCA CTCTCAGCAGCGGGAGGCTGAGCAGCGGGCTGCTCTGGCACGGCTGGCAGGACGGCTGGAGTCCATGAGTGATGTGGAGGAGCTGACCACACTG CTGCGAGGCGCTGCTGAGTACGAGGAACGCAAGCTGATCCGAGCTGCTATCCGCCGCGTACGGGCCCAGGAGATTGAGG CCGCCATATTGGCTGGAAGGTTGTGCAGCGGGCGTCCCAACAGTGGCTCAAGAGAGGACAGCAAGGGGCGGGCAGCACACAGGCTGAACCGGTGTGAG GTGCCGAAGCCAGAGGAACAGGAGCAGCAGGCAGAGGTCCCAGAGCCAACCCCGACCCCCAGTGGCACCAGCTATGACGTGACCACAGTGACACTACTGCTTCGGGCCCCACCTGGGGGCACACCCAGCTCACCTGCCTCAGCCGACAGTTCACCCACCACTACCTCTCCTGAGCCTCCACTGGAGCCTGCCGAGGCCCCATGCCCTGCCACTGAGGCTCTGGGCAGCCCCGAGCCACCTCCCAGCCCGCCCAGGGCTGCCAGCCCTGAGCCCCAGGAGCCTCCAGCCACCCCCAGCACGGAGGGGCAGGTGGTCAACAAG CTTCTGCGTGGCCCCACAGAGCCCCCTGCTGCCCACGGCCCTACCAAAGGTCCCTCCGACACAAAGAGAGCAG ACCTAGCTGGCCCTCGCCCCTGCCAACGCTCCCTGTCTGTGCTGAGCCCCCGCCAGCCAGTCCAGAACCGAG AGCCCACCCCCCTTGCCAGTGGACCTTCCCCGTTCCAGCGGGCTGGCTCCGTACGGGACCGTGTGCGCAAGTTCACATCCGATTCTCCTATGGCTGCTGGGCTCCAGGAAGGCCCACTCCGGGCAGCCCTAGGTCCCTCGACCCCTGCAAGGCTCCCAGGCTCCTCCCACATCAGCACCAcccctgcctcctcctccagTGGCCCCTCCTCACGGGGCCCCAGTGACACCTCCTCCCAGTTCAACAAGGATCAGCGAGGAACAGCCCGGCCCCTGGCCCAGCTTCAGAGCTGCCCCAGGGAGGAGGGCCCCAGGGGGCGGGGCTTGGCTGTCAGGTCCCTTGAAAACAGAGCAGGGGGGCCCATGGCCCGCTCAGAGGCACCCAGTGCCCCGCTAGCCGTGGCCGTGGGCACTGCTGAGCCAGGGGCCAGTATGAAGACCACATTCACCATCGAGATCAAGGATGGCCGGGGCCAGGCCTCCACGGGCCGGGTGCTGCTGCCCACAGGCAACCAGAGGGCAG AACTGACGCTGGGGCTGCGGGCGCCCCCCACCCTCCTTAGCACCAGCAGTGGGGGCAAGAGCACCATCACCCATATCAGCAGCCCTGGGAACCTGGCTCGGCTGGGCAGTGTCACTCACGTCACCAGCTTCAGCCATGCCTCCCCTGGTAGCCGAGGAGGCTGCAGCATTAAG ATGGAGCCAGAACCAGCAGAGCCCCCCTCTGCAGCAGTGGAGGTGGCCAATGGCGCTGAGCAGACACGCGTGGACAAAGCACCAGAGAGGCGGAGCCCTCTGAGCGCCGAGGAGCTGATGGTCATTGAGGATGAGAGTGTCCTGGACAAGATG CTGGATCAGACTACGAACTTTGAGGAGCGGAAGCTCATCCGGGCTGCGCTACGTGAGCTCCGACAAAGGAAGAGAG ATGGTGGTGGCAGCACCATGATGCAAACTAAGACCTTTTCCTCTTCATCATCCAAGAAGATGGGCAG TATCTTCGACCGAGAGGATGAGGCCAGCCCGCGGCCCGGCAGCCTAGCGGCGCTGGAGAAACGCCaagcagagaagaagaaagagctgATGAAGGCGCAGAGCCTGCCCAAGACCTCGGCCTCCCAGGCGCGCAAGGCCATGATTGAGAAGCTGGAGAAGGAAGGCGCCGCGTG CAGCTCTGGCGGACCCCGCGCAGCTGTGCAGCGCTCCACCAGCTTCGGCGTCCCCAATGCCAACAGCATCAAGCAGATGTTGCTGGACTGGTGCCGAGCCAAGACGCGTGGCTACGAG CATGTGGACATCCAGAACTTCTCCTCGAGTTGGAGTGACGGGATGGCCTTCTGTGCCCTGGTGCACAACTTCTTCCCTGAGGCCTTCGATTATGGGCAGCTCAGCCCACAGAACCGGCGCCAGAACTTCGAGGTGGCCTTCTCATCTGCCGA GACCCATGCGGACTGCCCGCAGCTCCTGGACACAGAGGACATGGTGCGGCTTCGAGAGCCTGACTGGAAGTGCGTGTACACGTACATCCAGGAGTTCTACCGCTGTCTGGTCCAGAAGGGGCTGGTAAAAACCAAAAAGTCCTAA
- the SMTN gene encoding smoothelin isoform X1 yields the protein MADETLAGLDEGALRKLLEVTADLAERRRIRSAIRELQRQELEREEEALASKRFRAERQDNKENWLHSQQREAEQRAALARLAGRLESMSDVEELTTLLRGAAEYEERKLIRAAIRRVRAQEIEAAILAGRLCSGRPNSGSREDSKGRAAHRLNRCEVPKPEEQEQQAEVPEPTPTPSGTSYDVTTVTLLLRAPPGGTPSSPASADSSPTTTSPEPPLEPAEAPCPATEALGSPEPPPSPPRAASPEPQEPPATPSTEGQVVNKLLRGPTEPPAAHGPTKGPSDTKRADLAGPRPCQRSLSVLSPRQPVQNREPTPLASGPSPFQRAGSVRDRVRKFTSDSPMAAGLQEGPLRAALGPSTPARLPGSSHISTTPASSSSGPSSRGPSDTSSQFNKDQRGTARPLAQLQSCPREEGPRGRGLAVRSLENRAGGPMARSEAPSAPLAVAVGTAEPGASMKTTFTIEIKDGRGQASTGRVLLPTGNQRAELTLGLRAPPTLLSTSSGGKSTITHISSPGNLARLGSVTHVTSFSHASPGSRGGCSIKMEPEPAEPPSAAVEVANGAEQTRVDKAPERRSPLSAEELMVIEDESVLDKMLDQTTNFEERKLIRAALRELRQRKRDQRDKERERRLQETRARPGEGRGNTATKTTTRHSQQTADGSAVSTVTKTERLVHSNDGRRTARTTTVESSFVRRSENGGGSTMMQTKTFSSSSSKKMGSIFDREDEASPRPGSLAALEKRQAEKKKELMKAQSLPKTSASQARKAMIEKLEKEGAACSSGGPRAAVQRSTSFGVPNANSIKQMLLDWCRAKTRGYEHVDIQNFSSSWSDGMAFCALVHNFFPEAFDYGQLSPQNRRQNFEVAFSSAEMLVDCVPLVEVEDMMIMGKKPDPKCVFTYVQSLYNHLRRHELRLHGKNV from the exons ATGGCGGACGAAACATTAGCTGGGCTGGATGAGGGAGCCTTGCGGAAGCTG CTGGAGGTCACAGCAGATCTGGCAGAGCGGCGGCGCATCCGCTCAGCCATCCGGGAGCTGCAGCGGCAGGAGCTGGAGCGCGAGGAGGAGGCCCTGGCATCCAAGCGCTTCCGTGCCGAGCGGCAGGACAACAAGGAGAACTGGCTGCA CTCTCAGCAGCGGGAGGCTGAGCAGCGGGCTGCTCTGGCACGGCTGGCAGGACGGCTGGAGTCCATGAGTGATGTGGAGGAGCTGACCACACTG CTGCGAGGCGCTGCTGAGTACGAGGAACGCAAGCTGATCCGAGCTGCTATCCGCCGCGTACGGGCCCAGGAGATTGAGG CCGCCATATTGGCTGGAAGGTTGTGCAGCGGGCGTCCCAACAGTGGCTCAAGAGAGGACAGCAAGGGGCGGGCAGCACACAGGCTGAACCGGTGTGAG GTGCCGAAGCCAGAGGAACAGGAGCAGCAGGCAGAGGTCCCAGAGCCAACCCCGACCCCCAGTGGCACCAGCTATGACGTGACCACAGTGACACTACTGCTTCGGGCCCCACCTGGGGGCACACCCAGCTCACCTGCCTCAGCCGACAGTTCACCCACCACTACCTCTCCTGAGCCTCCACTGGAGCCTGCCGAGGCCCCATGCCCTGCCACTGAGGCTCTGGGCAGCCCCGAGCCACCTCCCAGCCCGCCCAGGGCTGCCAGCCCTGAGCCCCAGGAGCCTCCAGCCACCCCCAGCACGGAGGGGCAGGTGGTCAACAAG CTTCTGCGTGGCCCCACAGAGCCCCCTGCTGCCCACGGCCCTACCAAAGGTCCCTCCGACACAAAGAGAGCAG ACCTAGCTGGCCCTCGCCCCTGCCAACGCTCCCTGTCTGTGCTGAGCCCCCGCCAGCCAGTCCAGAACCGAG AGCCCACCCCCCTTGCCAGTGGACCTTCCCCGTTCCAGCGGGCTGGCTCCGTACGGGACCGTGTGCGCAAGTTCACATCCGATTCTCCTATGGCTGCTGGGCTCCAGGAAGGCCCACTCCGGGCAGCCCTAGGTCCCTCGACCCCTGCAAGGCTCCCAGGCTCCTCCCACATCAGCACCAcccctgcctcctcctccagTGGCCCCTCCTCACGGGGCCCCAGTGACACCTCCTCCCAGTTCAACAAGGATCAGCGAGGAACAGCCCGGCCCCTGGCCCAGCTTCAGAGCTGCCCCAGGGAGGAGGGCCCCAGGGGGCGGGGCTTGGCTGTCAGGTCCCTTGAAAACAGAGCAGGGGGGCCCATGGCCCGCTCAGAGGCACCCAGTGCCCCGCTAGCCGTGGCCGTGGGCACTGCTGAGCCAGGGGCCAGTATGAAGACCACATTCACCATCGAGATCAAGGATGGCCGGGGCCAGGCCTCCACGGGCCGGGTGCTGCTGCCCACAGGCAACCAGAGGGCAG AACTGACGCTGGGGCTGCGGGCGCCCCCCACCCTCCTTAGCACCAGCAGTGGGGGCAAGAGCACCATCACCCATATCAGCAGCCCTGGGAACCTGGCTCGGCTGGGCAGTGTCACTCACGTCACCAGCTTCAGCCATGCCTCCCCTGGTAGCCGAGGAGGCTGCAGCATTAAG ATGGAGCCAGAACCAGCAGAGCCCCCCTCTGCAGCAGTGGAGGTGGCCAATGGCGCTGAGCAGACACGCGTGGACAAAGCACCAGAGAGGCGGAGCCCTCTGAGCGCCGAGGAGCTGATGGTCATTGAGGATGAGAGTGTCCTGGACAAGATG CTGGATCAGACTACGAACTTTGAGGAGCGGAAGCTCATCCGGGCTGCGCTACGTGAGCTCCGACAAAGGAAGAGAG ACCAGCGGGACAAGGAACGGGAACGGCGGCTGCAAGAGACACGGGCCCGGCCAGGGGAGGGCCGTGGCAACACGGCCACCAAGACCACCACGCGACACAGCCAACAGACAGCCGACGGCTCAGCTGTCAGCACTGTCACCAAGACCGAGCGGCTCGTCCACTCCA ATGATGGCAGACGGACGGCCCGCACCACCACGGTGGAGTCGAGTTTTGTGAGGCGCTCAGAGA ATGGTGGTGGCAGCACCATGATGCAAACTAAGACCTTTTCCTCTTCATCATCCAAGAAGATGGGCAG TATCTTCGACCGAGAGGATGAGGCCAGCCCGCGGCCCGGCAGCCTAGCGGCGCTGGAGAAACGCCaagcagagaagaagaaagagctgATGAAGGCGCAGAGCCTGCCCAAGACCTCGGCCTCCCAGGCGCGCAAGGCCATGATTGAGAAGCTGGAGAAGGAAGGCGCCGCGTG CAGCTCTGGCGGACCCCGCGCAGCTGTGCAGCGCTCCACCAGCTTCGGCGTCCCCAATGCCAACAGCATCAAGCAGATGTTGCTGGACTGGTGCCGAGCCAAGACGCGTGGCTACGAG CATGTGGACATCCAGAACTTCTCCTCGAGTTGGAGTGACGGGATGGCCTTCTGTGCCCTGGTGCACAACTTCTTCCCTGAGGCCTTCGATTATGGGCAGCTCAGCCCACAGAACCGGCGCCAGAACTTCGAGGTGGCCTTCTCATCTGCCGA GATGCTGGTGGACTGCGTACCCCTCGTGGAGGTGGAGGACATGATGATCATGGGCAAGAAGCCCGACCCCAAGTGCGTTTTCACCTACGTGCAGTCGCTCTACAACCACCTGCGGCGCCACGAGCTGCGCCTGCACGGCAAGAATGTCTAG
- the SMTN gene encoding smoothelin isoform X4 codes for MADETLAGLDEGALRKLLEVTADLAERRRIRSAIRELQRQELEREEEALASKRFRAERQDNKENWLHSQQREAEQRAALARLAGRLESMSDVEELTTLLRGAAEYEERKLIRAAIRRVRAQEIEAAILAGRLCSGRPNSGSREDSKGRAAHRLNRCEVPKPEEQEQQAEVPEPTPTPSGTSYDVTTVTLLLRAPPGGTPSSPASADSSPTTTSPEPPLEPAEAPCPATEALGSPEPPPSPPRAASPEPQEPPATPSTEGQVVNKLLRGPTEPPAAHGPTKGPSDTKRAEPTPLASGPSPFQRAGSVRDRVRKFTSDSPMAAGLQEGPLRAALGPSTPARLPGSSHISTTPASSSSGPSSRGPSDTSSQFNKDQRGTARPLAQLQSCPREEGPRGRGLAVRSLENRAGGPMARSEAPSAPLAVAVGTAEPGASMKTTFTIEIKDGRGQASTGRVLLPTGNQRAELTLGLRAPPTLLSTSSGGKSTITHISSPGNLARLGSVTHVTSFSHASPGSRGGCSIKMEPEPAEPPSAAVEVANGAEQTRVDKAPERRSPLSAEELMVIEDESVLDKMLDQTTNFEERKLIRAALRELRQRKRDQRDKERERRLQETRARPGEGRGNTATKTTTRHSQQTADGSAVSTVTKTERLVHSNDGRRTARTTTVESSFVRRSENGGGSTMMQTKTFSSSSSKKMGSIFDREDEASPRPGSLAALEKRQAEKKKELMKAQSLPKTSASQARKAMIEKLEKEGAACSSGGPRAAVQRSTSFGVPNANSIKQMLLDWCRAKTRGYEHVDIQNFSSSWSDGMAFCALVHNFFPEAFDYGQLSPQNRRQNFEVAFSSAEMLVDCVPLVEVEDMMIMGKKPDPKCVFTYVQSLYNHLRRHELRLHGKNV; via the exons ATGGCGGACGAAACATTAGCTGGGCTGGATGAGGGAGCCTTGCGGAAGCTG CTGGAGGTCACAGCAGATCTGGCAGAGCGGCGGCGCATCCGCTCAGCCATCCGGGAGCTGCAGCGGCAGGAGCTGGAGCGCGAGGAGGAGGCCCTGGCATCCAAGCGCTTCCGTGCCGAGCGGCAGGACAACAAGGAGAACTGGCTGCA CTCTCAGCAGCGGGAGGCTGAGCAGCGGGCTGCTCTGGCACGGCTGGCAGGACGGCTGGAGTCCATGAGTGATGTGGAGGAGCTGACCACACTG CTGCGAGGCGCTGCTGAGTACGAGGAACGCAAGCTGATCCGAGCTGCTATCCGCCGCGTACGGGCCCAGGAGATTGAGG CCGCCATATTGGCTGGAAGGTTGTGCAGCGGGCGTCCCAACAGTGGCTCAAGAGAGGACAGCAAGGGGCGGGCAGCACACAGGCTGAACCGGTGTGAG GTGCCGAAGCCAGAGGAACAGGAGCAGCAGGCAGAGGTCCCAGAGCCAACCCCGACCCCCAGTGGCACCAGCTATGACGTGACCACAGTGACACTACTGCTTCGGGCCCCACCTGGGGGCACACCCAGCTCACCTGCCTCAGCCGACAGTTCACCCACCACTACCTCTCCTGAGCCTCCACTGGAGCCTGCCGAGGCCCCATGCCCTGCCACTGAGGCTCTGGGCAGCCCCGAGCCACCTCCCAGCCCGCCCAGGGCTGCCAGCCCTGAGCCCCAGGAGCCTCCAGCCACCCCCAGCACGGAGGGGCAGGTGGTCAACAAG CTTCTGCGTGGCCCCACAGAGCCCCCTGCTGCCCACGGCCCTACCAAAGGTCCCTCCGACACAAAGAGAGCAG AGCCCACCCCCCTTGCCAGTGGACCTTCCCCGTTCCAGCGGGCTGGCTCCGTACGGGACCGTGTGCGCAAGTTCACATCCGATTCTCCTATGGCTGCTGGGCTCCAGGAAGGCCCACTCCGGGCAGCCCTAGGTCCCTCGACCCCTGCAAGGCTCCCAGGCTCCTCCCACATCAGCACCAcccctgcctcctcctccagTGGCCCCTCCTCACGGGGCCCCAGTGACACCTCCTCCCAGTTCAACAAGGATCAGCGAGGAACAGCCCGGCCCCTGGCCCAGCTTCAGAGCTGCCCCAGGGAGGAGGGCCCCAGGGGGCGGGGCTTGGCTGTCAGGTCCCTTGAAAACAGAGCAGGGGGGCCCATGGCCCGCTCAGAGGCACCCAGTGCCCCGCTAGCCGTGGCCGTGGGCACTGCTGAGCCAGGGGCCAGTATGAAGACCACATTCACCATCGAGATCAAGGATGGCCGGGGCCAGGCCTCCACGGGCCGGGTGCTGCTGCCCACAGGCAACCAGAGGGCAG AACTGACGCTGGGGCTGCGGGCGCCCCCCACCCTCCTTAGCACCAGCAGTGGGGGCAAGAGCACCATCACCCATATCAGCAGCCCTGGGAACCTGGCTCGGCTGGGCAGTGTCACTCACGTCACCAGCTTCAGCCATGCCTCCCCTGGTAGCCGAGGAGGCTGCAGCATTAAG ATGGAGCCAGAACCAGCAGAGCCCCCCTCTGCAGCAGTGGAGGTGGCCAATGGCGCTGAGCAGACACGCGTGGACAAAGCACCAGAGAGGCGGAGCCCTCTGAGCGCCGAGGAGCTGATGGTCATTGAGGATGAGAGTGTCCTGGACAAGATG CTGGATCAGACTACGAACTTTGAGGAGCGGAAGCTCATCCGGGCTGCGCTACGTGAGCTCCGACAAAGGAAGAGAG ACCAGCGGGACAAGGAACGGGAACGGCGGCTGCAAGAGACACGGGCCCGGCCAGGGGAGGGCCGTGGCAACACGGCCACCAAGACCACCACGCGACACAGCCAACAGACAGCCGACGGCTCAGCTGTCAGCACTGTCACCAAGACCGAGCGGCTCGTCCACTCCA ATGATGGCAGACGGACGGCCCGCACCACCACGGTGGAGTCGAGTTTTGTGAGGCGCTCAGAGA ATGGTGGTGGCAGCACCATGATGCAAACTAAGACCTTTTCCTCTTCATCATCCAAGAAGATGGGCAG TATCTTCGACCGAGAGGATGAGGCCAGCCCGCGGCCCGGCAGCCTAGCGGCGCTGGAGAAACGCCaagcagagaagaagaaagagctgATGAAGGCGCAGAGCCTGCCCAAGACCTCGGCCTCCCAGGCGCGCAAGGCCATGATTGAGAAGCTGGAGAAGGAAGGCGCCGCGTG CAGCTCTGGCGGACCCCGCGCAGCTGTGCAGCGCTCCACCAGCTTCGGCGTCCCCAATGCCAACAGCATCAAGCAGATGTTGCTGGACTGGTGCCGAGCCAAGACGCGTGGCTACGAG CATGTGGACATCCAGAACTTCTCCTCGAGTTGGAGTGACGGGATGGCCTTCTGTGCCCTGGTGCACAACTTCTTCCCTGAGGCCTTCGATTATGGGCAGCTCAGCCCACAGAACCGGCGCCAGAACTTCGAGGTGGCCTTCTCATCTGCCGA GATGCTGGTGGACTGCGTACCCCTCGTGGAGGTGGAGGACATGATGATCATGGGCAAGAAGCCCGACCCCAAGTGCGTTTTCACCTACGTGCAGTCGCTCTACAACCACCTGCGGCGCCACGAGCTGCGCCTGCACGGCAAGAATGTCTAG